The DNA region CGTTCTGGCTGGAGTGGCAGCCCGGGTCATCCGCGGACAGCAGCACCAGGCCGCCGGGCGAGCCCACATAGGCGATGGTGCACAGCGGATCGGCCGCCACGTTCACGCCCACATGCTTCATGGTCACCAGGGTCATGGCGCCGGCAAGCGAAGCGCCGCCGCCCACTTCCAGGGCGACCTTCTCGTTGGGCGAGTACTCGAAATGATAATCCGCGTTTTCCGCCGCGGCGTGCTTCACGCGGTAAAACGTATCCGGGACTTCGGAGGACGGCGTACCCGGGTAGCAGGTAACGCAGTCAATGCCGGCTTCTATGGCGCCGCGCACAATGGCTTCGTTGCCAAGAAGGAGCCGCGTTTCTCCCGGCTTGGTATCCATCAGAGGATGGGGCATCCAAAAAGCTCCTAGCTTTCTTTGTTCATTTGCGCTTCCAGTCGCGCAATCTTGTCCTTCAGATACATCTGTGGCCGGGACTCGTCGCTCGCCGCGATCTTCTTCAGCGCGTCAACGGCGCGGGCGTAGTTGCCCGACTCCTCGGCAGCGTTGGCGATCATGCGATTGAGCGGCACATAGAAGCTCTCGCCGGCCATGGCCAGCGCGTCTTCCAGCACCTGCAGCGCTTCCTTGCTCTTGTCGTCCTGCATGAGCGACTGGGCGCGGCCGATGGAGCTGATGACCTGGAAGGTCTGCCCCTGATCCTTGCCCACGGTCTGCCAAGCCTCGGCGGCGCGTTCGTACTGGCCGGCGTCGGCCAGCTCGGAAGCAAGCTCCAGACGCACGCCTTCCTTCAGCTCGCCAGGCGCGCTTTTGAGAAACTGCTCCAGCGCGGCGATGCGTTCCTCGCCAGCAGGTTGGGCAAGGATGGTGCCCAGCTCGTTGCTGGCCTTGGTCATGGCCTGCCCCTGGGTGTACTCCCAGATGCCGTAGCCGGCGATAACGAGCAGGAAGACCACCAGCCCTGCGGCCAGCGGCTTGATGTGGTCGACGATGAACTGCAGCAGCGGGTGCAGATCGTCAGATACTTCGAGGTCCTCAAGAGCCCCTGCGATGCCGGAGTGATGCTGCGCCGGAGCGCCGTTCGGTTCGCCCTTCGAAGACTTGGTATTGTTGCGTGCGGCCATGGAAGAGATTCCTCCTCTCTACGCATTCAAAACGACGTGTTCACCACGATGCAATCACGGAACCGGACTGGCGAAAAAACCGCCAGCCCGCCAACCTGCGATCGCTTTGGTTTTGCGGACGGACTGTGCTAGTAACAGTCGAAGCCGTTGCCGGGAACCCCTCCCGGCGAGAAGGCTTGTAAGTCTTCTCTTACAGGATTGTCAAAAAGATTGTCGCGACTTTTTTCTGTTTTTTAAACAAACCTGCCGACATCATTACTGATTTTCAATTTTGACAAAATGGATAATCGACTCGCTTCAATACCGTACATATGGAGAAGGAGCAAAACACATGTCTGAACAGTCCATTCCTGAGCTCATGCAGACCATAGGCCGCCGCGCCAAGGCGGCTTCCCGTATCCTGGCCGCGGCCAGCCCGGCCGCCAAGAACCAGGCGCTGGAGGCGCTGGCCTCCCTCATCGAGCAGCGCGGCCCGGAGATTACCGCAGCCAACGAGAAGGACCTTGCCGCCGCCAAAGAGCGCGGCATGGACGCCGCCCGGCTGGACCGCCTCGGCCTGACGCCCCGCGTGCAGGCGGAGATGGCCCAAGCCTGTCGCGACGTTGCGGCCCAGGACGATCCCGTGGGCGCCATGGAGACCATGTGGCAGCGGCCCAACGGCCTCCAGGTGGGCAAGATGCGCATCCCCCTCGGCGTCATCGCCATGATCTACGAGTCCCGCCCCAATGTGACCGTGGACTCCGGCATTCTCTGTCTCAAGGCCGGCAACGCCATCATCCTGCGTGGCGGCTCCGAGGCCATCCACTCCAACCTCTACCTTGCCTCCCTGGTGCACGAAGCCCTGGAGAGCGCCGGTCTGCCGGCCAACGCCGTGCAGGTGGTGCCTATCACGGACCGCGCCGCCGTCCAGGAGCTCCTGACTCTGGAAGACTACGTGGACGTGGTCATTCCCCGTGGCGGCGAGACGCTTATCCGCGCCGTTGTGGAAGGCGCGCGCATGCCCGTGCTCAAGCACTACAAGGGCGTGTGCCACGTGTACGTGGATGCGGATGCGGATCTGGAGGAGGCCGTGGCCATCGCAGAGAACGGCAAGTGCCAGCGGCCCGGCGTGTGCAACGCCCTGGAGGCCCTGCTGGTGCACCAGGATGTCGCCGAGCAGTTCCTGCCCATGGTGGCGGACAAGCTCGCTGCCGCCGGCGTGGAGCTGCGGGCCTGCCCCCGCTCTCTGCCCCTGATGGGCGACAAGGCCGTGCCCGCCACGGACGACGACTGGGGCAAGGAGTTCCACGAGCTGATCCTGGCCGTGAAGACCGTCTCCTCCATGCAGGAGGCCCAGGACCATATCGCCGAGCACGGCTCCAACCACACGGAGGTCATCTGCACCCGCAACTACGAGCGCGCCCTGCGCTTCCTGCGCGAGGTGGATGCTTCCATGGTCGGGGTCAACGCCTCCACCCGCTTCAACGACGGCGGACAACTCGGCCTGGGCGCGGAGATCGGCATCTCCACCTCCAAGCTCCACTCCTACGGCGTCATGGGGGTAAAGGAGCTGACCACCACCAAGTTCGTCGTTTTGGGCAATGGCCAGGTCCGCGCCTAGGACGCACCGGCCCATGAGCAATTCTACGGAAGAGCGTCTCGGCGGTCCGGGTTCGGTGTGCATCTATGGGGGATCGTTCAACCCCATGCACTCCGCGCACATCCGCGTCGCCGTGGCGCTCCATGAAGCCGCCGGCATGGAGCGCGTGGACATCATGCCGGCAGCAACGCCGCCGCACAAGCCGAACTGCCGTCTGCTGCCCATGTCCCTGCGCATGGCGATGGCCCGCGCCGTGGAAGCGCGACTCAACACCGGCGGCTCAGCCTCTCCCACGCACTACCGCGTCTCCGACCTGGAGGCGCGCCGCACGGGACCGTCCTACACCGTGG from Oceanidesulfovibrio marinus includes:
- a CDS encoding tetratricopeptide repeat protein; amino-acid sequence: MAARNNTKSSKGEPNGAPAQHHSGIAGALEDLEVSDDLHPLLQFIVDHIKPLAAGLVVFLLVIAGYGIWEYTQGQAMTKASNELGTILAQPAGEERIAALEQFLKSAPGELKEGVRLELASELADAGQYERAAEAWQTVGKDQGQTFQVISSIGRAQSLMQDDKSKEALQVLEDALAMAGESFYVPLNRMIANAAEESGNYARAVDALKKIAASDESRPQMYLKDKIARLEAQMNKES
- a CDS encoding glutamate-5-semialdehyde dehydrogenase, translating into MSEQSIPELMQTIGRRAKAASRILAAASPAAKNQALEALASLIEQRGPEITAANEKDLAAAKERGMDAARLDRLGLTPRVQAEMAQACRDVAAQDDPVGAMETMWQRPNGLQVGKMRIPLGVIAMIYESRPNVTVDSGILCLKAGNAIILRGGSEAIHSNLYLASLVHEALESAGLPANAVQVVPITDRAAVQELLTLEDYVDVVIPRGGETLIRAVVEGARMPVLKHYKGVCHVYVDADADLEEAVAIAENGKCQRPGVCNALEALLVHQDVAEQFLPMVADKLAAAGVELRACPRSLPLMGDKAVPATDDDWGKEFHELILAVKTVSSMQEAQDHIAEHGSNHTEVICTRNYERALRFLREVDASMVGVNASTRFNDGGQLGLGAEIGISTSKLHSYGVMGVKELTTTKFVVLGNGQVRA